The genomic DNA ATTGTGCATATACGCTGTATAGCCCTTTGAAGGCCGCTTCACGTACTTCGCGATTGGTGCTTTCTAATAATTGACCATATACACCATGCGATAATTGGATCTTTTCACCATTCTCACCAGTGATTGTTGGGAACTCTAAATCAGCATTATTCAACACTGCAAAAGTACCACTTGAAGCACCAAAGATTTCTCCGGCTCCAGCAAGTAATGCCTCTTGATCTGCTGATAAAATGTGCGAGCGGTTATCAACCATTTGTTTGACATAATGACGATAAACTTCTAATTTTGGTTCTTCTTCAAAATATTGCCAAATTTGCTCATCAGAAAGTTGCAATACTTCTGGCTCATACCAAGCAATTGCTTCACTCACTTTTGAAAGTAAACTTCCAGCGCGAGCATACAATGCTTGATACGTCGTATTTGTCGTATCTTGGTCATTTTTTAAATGGGAATAGACATAAATAAGCTCAACTTTACGATACATTGTTAAGACAAATTCAAGCGCCTCCAAAAATGCTGTTGCTCCATTACCTAATGTTCCTTTATAATGCTCAGAATTTTTTAATTCTTCAGTCAATTCTTCGTACTTTTTATCAAATTCTTGATCGCTTGAAAAGATTGGTGTTAGGTCCCATGTCAATTTCTCAGGCAAATCTTCTCTATTTGGTAACTTCGTTGTTTCGCTCATCTGTTCCACTCCTTTTGTTCATCTTTGCAACTATGCTTTTCTGAATAAAAAATAATAGTTACTTTTTTACTTACTCTTTTGAGTTTATCATAACTCTTTCATGTTTTGTATATGGAATTCTTCACTGATTATTATTTTTGTACTAAACGTTTACACTCTTCATAAAATAAGCGATATATTTTTTCCTCATCAATCAAAGGAAATAACCACTCATTTTTATATTCCTTGATTTCCTGATACCACTTATCGAAAGAACTTGTTTTCTTATCACTCTCTTGGCATTTCATCTGTGAAAACAGCAAGCGATAAAAGAATACTTGTTCAGAAAAAAAGCAAAAGAAATCACTGTTTTCATAGATCCATGACTCAAGATAAAGCACATGCTTCTTTCTTAGGTAGCACTGTTCTTGTACTCCTAATACCTTTTTATTTTTTCGAATGATTTGTTTTGCTAACCAGTCTTTTGTTTTCACGGAAGGAGAGCTTGGCATTTTTCGTAATGTGCCACTTTCGACTTCTAATATCGTCAATAGTTCCTTTTCAAAAAAAGACCAAGAAAATCGTTCAAAGCTGATTTTCCCCGATAAATCTGTGAGGATCTGACTATATAAGTAAACCTTTTGCGTGGACCAGTCGATTTGCCAAAAGTGGAGCTGTCGTAAATCGTCGTAGTAGCAAAACTTTTTTTCTAAACTTAACCGATCGTTCTTTTTGAAAAATTTCATTCCTAATAGCCACCAAACAATGTACTCATTTGCTTTGTAATTGATCGTTCTTTCAATCATTCGCTCATAAGACAATGGAGAGCATTGGATCTCAAACGCATGATGACCAACCAAAATATCCGGACGTTGCATCAGTTGCGATAAATAACCTTCCATTTCTACTCTTGGATAACTCTTCTTCAGCCATTGAAAACATTGTGTTTTTAAATAAAGATGTTCTTTAGATTCCGCCTCACTAAACACTTGGCAGTCTGGAGTATCGCGATGAGAAAAATGGGCGACCCTCTTCATTCCTCTTTTTAAAAATACTTGATTCCCACATTTTGGACAATAGTAATCGCACTCTTTTGTTGCATCAGTTGCTAAAAAAACAGACCCTTCTTTGTCTTTGGCGAGCAGCATCGACTCACTCCCTTTCACTGGGTAAATACGCCAACAAAAAAAGTCTCAACGAATGTTGAGACCCTCGACAAAACATACCTAGCGATTTCGACTATCGCTAGGTATTTTTATCCTACGCTTTATTCAAAATAAAATTTTACTCGTTCCAGAGCATTACGTTCCATCAATTGCTGTCCGTATTCGTTCAATGCTTCAGGGGTTCGTGCACTTTTTTCAGCAAATTCTAAAATACGTGCATATTG from Enterococcus mundtii includes the following:
- a CDS encoding competence protein CoiA, producing MLLAKDKEGSVFLATDATKECDYYCPKCGNQVFLKRGMKRVAHFSHRDTPDCQVFSEAESKEHLYLKTQCFQWLKKSYPRVEMEGYLSQLMQRPDILVGHHAFEIQCSPLSYERMIERTINYKANEYIVWWLLGMKFFKKNDRLSLEKKFCYYDDLRQLHFWQIDWSTQKVYLYSQILTDLSGKISFERFSWSFFEKELLTILEVESGTLRKMPSSPSVKTKDWLAKQIIRKNKKVLGVQEQCYLRKKHVLYLESWIYENSDFFCFFSEQVFFYRLLFSQMKCQESDKKTSSFDKWYQEIKEYKNEWLFPLIDEEKIYRLFYEECKRLVQK